A stretch of Manis javanica isolate MJ-LG chromosome 1, MJ_LKY, whole genome shotgun sequence DNA encodes these proteins:
- the POU3F3 gene encoding POU domain, class 3, transcription factor 3 — translation MATGGSNPYLPGNSLLAAGSIVHSDAAGGGGGGGGGGGAGGGGAGGGGGGMQPGSAAVTSGAYRGDPASVKMVQSDFMQGAMAASNGGHMLSHAHQWVTALPHAAAAAAAAAAAAVEASSPWSGSAVGMAGSPQQPPQPPPPPPPQGPDVKGGAGRDDLHAGTALHHRGPPHLGPPPPPPHQGHPGGWGAAAAAAAAAAAAAAAAHLPSMAGGQQPPPQSLLYSQPGGFTVNGMLSAPPGPGGGGGGAGGGAQSLVHPGLVRGDTPELAEHHHHHHHHAHPHPPHPHHAQGPPHHGGGGAGPGLNSHDPHSDEDTPTSDDLEQFAKQFKQRRIKLGFTQADVGLALGTLYGNVFSQTTICRFEALQLSFKNMCKLKPLLNKWLEEADSSTGSPTSIDKIAAQGRKRKKRTSIEVSVKGALESHFLKCPKPSAQEITNLADSLQLEKEVVRVWFCNRRQKEKRMTPPGIQQQTPDDVYSQVGTVSADTPPPHHGLQTSVQ, via the coding sequence ATGGCCACGGGGGGTTCTAACCCCTACCTGCCGGGGAACAGCCTGCTGGCGGCCGGCTCCATTGTCCACTCGGacgcggcgggcggcggcggcgggggcggcggtgggggcggcgcgggcggcggcggcgcggggggcggcgggggcggcatGCAACCCGGCAGCGCTGCCGTGACCTCGGGCGCTTACCGAGGGGACCCGGCCTCCGTCAAGATGGTCCAGAGCGACTTCATGCAGGGGGCCATGGCCGCCAGCAACGGCGGCCATATGCTGAGCCACGCGCACCAGTGGGTCACCGCCCTGCCCcacgccgccgccgctgccgccgccgccgccgccgccgccgtggAGGCGAGCTCGCCGTGGTCAGGCagtgctgtgggcatggccggcaGCCCACAGCAGCCGccccagccgccgccgccgccgccgccgcagggCCCCGACGTGAAGGGCGGCGCTGGACGCGACGACCTGCACGCGGGGACAGCGCTCCACCACCGCGGTCCGCCGCACCTCgggcccccgcccccgcccccgcacCAGGgccaccctgggggctggggtgccgccgccgcagcagcagcagcagcagccgccgccgccgctgccgcgcACCTCCCGTCCATGGCGGGGGGCCAGCAGCCGCCGCCGCAGAGTCTGCTCTACTCTCAACCCGGGGGCTTCACGGTGAACGGCATGTTGAGCGCGCCCCCGGGGCcgggcggtggcggcggcggcgcgggcggcggcgCCCAGAGCCTGGTGCACCCGGGGCTGGTGCGCGGGGACACGCCCGAGCTGGCtgaacatcaccaccaccatcaccaccacgcGCATCCGCACCCGCCCCACCCGCACCACGCGCAGGGCCCCCCGCACCACGGCGGCGGTGGAGCGGGGCCCGGACTCAACAGCCACGACCCTCATTCGGACGAGGACACGCCGACGTCGGACGACCTGGAGCAGTTCGCCAAGCAGTTCAAGCAGCGGCGTATCAAGCTGGGCTTCACGCAGGCCGACGTGGGGCTGGCGCTGGGCACGCTGTATGGCAACGTGTTCTCGCAGACCACCATCTGCCGCTTCGAGGCCCTGCAGCTGAGCTTCAAGAACATGTGCAAGCTCAAACCGCTGCTGAACAAGTGGCTGGAGGAGGCGGACTCGAGTACCGGCAGCCCCACGAGCATCGACAAGATCGCGGCGCAGGGCCGCAAGCGCAAGAAGCGGACCTCCATCGAGGTGAGCGTCAAAGGCGCGCTCGAGAGCCACTTCCTCAAGTGCCCCAAGCCCTCCGCGCAGGAGATCACCAACCTGGCCGACAGCCTGCAGCTCGAGAAGGAGGTGGTGAGGGTGTGGTTCTGCAACCGGCGCCAGAAGGAGAAGCGCATGACGCCGCCCGGGATCCAACAGCAGACGCCCGACGACGTCTACTCCCAGGTGGGCACCGTGAGTGCCGACACGCCGCCACCGCACCACGGACTGCAGACGAGCGTGCAGTGA